From the Papaver somniferum cultivar HN1 chromosome 2, ASM357369v1, whole genome shotgun sequence genome, the window GCCAGGGATGGAGTCCGATCTTGGTAAGCTGTTCATTGGTGGCATATCTTGGGATACAAATGAAGATCGTCTCAAGGAATACTTTGAAACTTATGGAGAAATCGTTGAGGCTGTGATTATGAAAGACAGGACTACTGGTCGAGCCCGTGGTTTTGGTTTCGTTGTATTCGCAGACCCAACTGTTGCTGAGCGGGTTGTTATGGATAAACATCAAATTGATGGTAGAACTGTAAGTAGTCACTTTAGAATCTGTTTGTCTTTCTTATCATGATTCAATTCATCGAAATGAGAAGAATTTGGTAATCACGGTTTGTTATATCATATATTTCATCGCAAAGTCTCATTTTAAACTACCAATTATGAGGTCAACCATTTCTTGATTTATCCTAGTTGAAAATTTCTTTCTTTAAGAAAATTCGAATAGTTCTCAGGGACGATGATTAGCGTCTGACTATTGTAGACATTATGGTACAGTAATGTTAGTGTTGATGTTTTGCCTATCTGAATTGGCAGGTTGAGGCAAAAAAGGCTGTTCCCCGGGATGATCAACAACATATTCCGGGCAGAAGCAATAATAACATTCATGGATCTCCTGTGCCCACTCGCACCAAAAAGATATTTGTTGGAGGTTTAGCATCGACAGTCACAGAGACTGACTTCAAGCAGTATTTTGAACAGTTTGGGAAGATCACAGATGTTGTAGTGATGTATGACCACAATACTCAAAGACCAAGAGGTTTTGGCTTTATCACTTATGAGTCAGAGGATTCTGTAGATAAAGTGTTGCAGAAAACCTTTCATGAATTGAACGGTAAAATGGTTGAAGTCAAACGTGCAGTGCCAAAAGAGTTGCCTCCAGGACCCAGCCGAAGCCCATTAGCTGGATATAATTATGGTTTAACCAGAGTCAATAGCCTTCTTAACAGCTATTCTCAGGGATTTGGTCCAAGCTTGGTTGGGGGATATGGAGTTAGGATGGATGGTAGATTCAGTCCAGTTGCTGGTAGTCGAGGTGGGTTTCCTCCTTTCGGCCCTCCTAGTTATGGATTAGGGATGAATTTTGAACCCGGCTTGAACTCAAGCTATGGTGGAGCTGGTAATTTTGGTGCTAATATTGGGTATGGTCGGGGGTCGAACCCTTATTACAATGGCAATTCCAACAGATATGCTAGTTCCATAGGCTTCAGTGGTGGTAATGGAGGAAGTGGCTCTCTGTTAAGCCCAACTACTCGTAATGTCTGGGGTAATGGGGGGTTAGGCTACAGCTCAAACTCCTCAAGCTCACATTCTTTTATGGGCTCTGGAAATTCAAATTTGGGAGCTGGTTCATTTGGAAATGGTGGTACCAATTGGAGTTCCTCTCCTATATCAGCTCAAGGTGGAGGGAATGCTTCCAACTTTTCTAGTGGAAATCTTGGCTACGGAAATGGGGACGGTAGTTATGGATTGGGAGGAGGAGGATATAGTAGAAACAACGGTAGTGCCCCTGGT encodes:
- the LOC113348484 gene encoding heterogeneous nuclear ribonucleoprotein 1-like isoform X2, producing the protein MNLQPGMESDLGKLFIGGISWDTNEDRLKEYFETYGEIVEAVIMKDRTTGRARGFGFVVFADPTVAERVVMDKHQIDGRTVEAKKAVPRDDQQHIPGRSNNNIHGSPVPTRTKKIFVGGLASTVTETDFKQYFEQFGKITDVVVMYDHNTQRPRGFGFITYESEDSVDKVLQKTFHELNGKMVEVKRAVPKELPPGPSRSPLAGYNYGLTRVNSLLNSYSQGFGPSLVGGYGVRMDGRFSPVAGSRGGFPPFGPPSYGLGMNFEPGLNSSYGGAGNFGANIGYGRGSNPYYNGNSNRYASSIGFSGGNGGSGSLLSPTTRNVWGNGGLGYSSNSSSSHSFMGSGNSNLGAGSFGNGGTNWSSSPISAQGGGNASNFSSGNLGYGNGDGSYGLGGGGYSRNNGSAPGPTQSFNSSNGGYDGGYGEFFGGGSVYGDPTWRSATSELDGSGSVGYGMGSGASDVNHVTAKGSASFVGGYSVTNRQPNRGIAT
- the LOC113348484 gene encoding heterogeneous nuclear ribonucleoprotein 1-like isoform X3, with protein sequence MESDLGKLFIGGISWDTNEDRLKEYFETYGEIVEAVIMKDRTTGRARGFGFVVFADPTVAERVVMDKHQIDGRTVEAKKAVPRDDQQHIPGRSNNNIHGSPVPTRTKKIFVGGLASTVTETDFKQYFEQFGKITDVVVMYDHNTQRPRGFGFITYESEDSVDKVLQKTFHELNGKMVEVKRAVPKELPPGPSRSPLAGYNYGLTRVNSLLNSYSQGFGPSLVGGYGVRMDGRFSPVAGSRGGFPPFGPPSYGLGMNFEPGLNSSYGGAGNFGANIGYGRGSNPYYNGNSNRYASSIGFSGGNGGSGSLLSPTTRNVWGNGGLGYSSNSSSSHSFMGSGNSNLGAGSFGNGGTNWSSSPISAQGGGNASNFSSGNLGYGNGDGSYGLGGGGYSRNNGSAPGPTQSFNSSNGGYDGGYGEFFGGGSVYGDPTWRSATSELDGSGSVGYGMGSGASDVNHVTAKGSASFVGGYSVTNRQPNRGIAT
- the LOC113348484 gene encoding heterogeneous nuclear ribonucleoprotein 1-like isoform X1, whose protein sequence is MISAMNLQPGMESDLGKLFIGGISWDTNEDRLKEYFETYGEIVEAVIMKDRTTGRARGFGFVVFADPTVAERVVMDKHQIDGRTVEAKKAVPRDDQQHIPGRSNNNIHGSPVPTRTKKIFVGGLASTVTETDFKQYFEQFGKITDVVVMYDHNTQRPRGFGFITYESEDSVDKVLQKTFHELNGKMVEVKRAVPKELPPGPSRSPLAGYNYGLTRVNSLLNSYSQGFGPSLVGGYGVRMDGRFSPVAGSRGGFPPFGPPSYGLGMNFEPGLNSSYGGAGNFGANIGYGRGSNPYYNGNSNRYASSIGFSGGNGGSGSLLSPTTRNVWGNGGLGYSSNSSSSHSFMGSGNSNLGAGSFGNGGTNWSSSPISAQGGGNASNFSSGNLGYGNGDGSYGLGGGGYSRNNGSAPGPTQSFNSSNGGYDGGYGEFFGGGSVYGDPTWRSATSELDGSGSVGYGMGSGASDVNHVTAKGSASFVGGYSVTNRQPNRGIAT